AAGCTCGATGATGGCGCCCGGTATGAGCTCGTTGGTGGCTGTTGCATAATTATTGAGCGGCGAGAAGATGAGGTTCGATTTCGAGCACACGATGGCGGGGCTCGACGGCGAGAGTATTATCCCGGTGTAGAACGAATTCGATGTATTCCCGGCGGCATCGACCGTATAGATCGATACCCAGTTCGTGAAACCGATCAGATTGCTCAGCATGACATTGGCGACGCTTATGTTGGTGGTATTCCCGAGATAGACGTTCGATACGTACGAGAAGATGGCCCCGCCGTTGGACGCGGTGGAGACAGTGACGGAAATAGTCACGTTCGACTCGCTCGTATACCCTTGAATCGTAATATTGGAATTGGTACTGAGCGTATAGGTCGTGTAATTGGTAATGACGGCGTTGGGCCGCGCACCATCGACTACGAACGTGCCAACGAGCATATTCGTCCAATTCGTCGTCGGTGTCGCGTAATCATACCCCTCCGCATATACCGATGCGGTTCCGTCGATAGCCTGTACATTGTAGCTGTTGGTATACGGACCGCGATTGGTGCCCGACACCCACGCTGCGAAATTAGTGGCACTCCCCTGCACGACGCGGATTATGGGATAATTCGTGACGCCGCCAGCGGGGCCGTTGGTACTGCGCACCGCTTCATCGGCCTGAATATAGATGCGCAGGTTATTGGTAAGCGGCACGGGGGAGGTCAGGCTCAAAAAGCTCAGGTACGGCGTGAACTGCGGCGGTGTCGTATCAACGCCGATATTTATCGTACCGCTGCGCACCGGCGCGCCGGACACCGAGATCGCAGTCCCGGTCGTCATCCCGTATGCGATAAAATCAACGTTCGACTCGAGCGACACCCTGAACCATTTACCGTTCGTCGATTGCCCGCTCAAGCTCTGTACCACCATGAAATTCGTGACCGAATTTGCCGGTAAAATACGATTGATATTCAGCACCGAGAACGCGCCATTATCCGCGTTGTACGACCCCGAACCGAGCAGCGTGTCGCCGCCGTCGATGAGGCCGTCCGCATTATTGTCAAAGTAGAGCCGCACGCTTGCCGCGGTAACGTCGAATGAATCGTCCAACGTACCCGAAGGGCGAATGTTGATGTTCGACAACTTCACCGACTCGCCGTCGTTCATGGCCGCAGTGAACTGGAGCACCAGGAGATCGGTCGTATTGCTCGCAACATTGGTCGCCGCGGGATTTTTCGCCCCCGCGGCAAGCGTTATCGCTGCCGTTCTGAAGAACGTGTTGGTATTTCCCCACAGCGGAAAATACTGTATGTTCGATACAAGATCACTGAAATCCGGCGGCCATGCACTGACGCTCGAAAGGTTGGTGATGCCCGCTGCGATCGTCGTTCCGATAGTTGCGGTCGCTTTTGTGTTGTATATCAGATTCAGATATCGTGTCTGGTTCGGCGCAAAATTGCAGTTGATGTTGGTAAAGGCTACAAGGCCATTGTCCGCATTATATACATTGGACGCCAGCAGGGTATCGCCGCCGTCGAGAGTGCCGTTCCCATTGTCGTCAAAAAGACGGACCGAGTACAGGTCATTGATGTCATGGGCGCCGCCCGCGGCGGTGAAGGTCAAATTCGAGAGAACGATGCCGGTTGCCGGGCCGGCACGGAGCCGTAACTGCAGCATGCATACATCGCTTGCTCCGGAAATGACATTCGTCGCAGGCGGGTTCGCGGTCCCCGGGTCTATGCTCAATGCGGGGCGTATGAAAATATTGGTGAATACGATCTCATTCCCCCAGTTGCTGTAAAATGTTTTTGCCCGCACATGGAAATAGTTGGTCCCCTCAGGCAGACCAATATTGTCAATATTCACGTTCGTTGAATACGTGGCGATCTCCGCTGTAATGCTGTTCGTCCCGGGGTTCCCGTCGAGTCTGTAATAGTAATACACCCCTGATGGCGAGTTCACCTTATTGCTCACCGTGAAGCTTACGATCTCATCATAGAACAATTGATCGTTCGATATCTCGAATGAGTGTGCCGGAGTAGTGAAGCATTGCACGTTCGTGATATCCGGTTTCGACCGGTCGTAGATGAACGCCCCGACATGGACGTTCGACGCCCAGTTGCCGAAATAGTCGCGCGCAGTAGCGTAGACGTCGACCGTTCCATTGGTATCCGCGATATTGTTCGTGAACGCATACGTACCGGTCCCGCTTCCTGACTGATACGCTGCATAATTCGTTTTACCGCCGGGCTGCACCGTGTAAACGATCGGATAATTTTTCCAACCGTAATCGACGGTGAATGACAGCAGTTTCGGCGACACGGTGCCGCCCTCCGGGGGCGCCGCGGACAACGATGCCTCGTATTGCAGTACCCGAATTCCGGCGTTCGTGAGCGCGTTCGGAACGGTATTTTTGCTGACCGTGTACCATGGGGCAGCGTTGATGAATGCAGGGTTATTCGTACCGCGGACACGCATGGTTATGGCGCCGCCGCCGGTGACATCATTCGACCATGTCATGCGCAGGGCGTTGGAGAATGCTGCGGTAAAATCCATGTTCGTAGAATAGAAGACCGCGGTCGCGTAGCCGACAGCACCAACATATACGAAGCGCGGGGAGGCATAGGCATTTGCATAATTCACGGTATTCGTTCCGGCATTCCCCGCAAACCCCCGAAAGCCCAGTCCCATGCCGGCGGTATTGCGTATCCGGGCGCGTGCATTTCGGACATTGATATACACGCCGTGACCTTGTTTCACCGAAATACTCAGATTTGATATGCTTGTAGCGGTACTCGCCGCTGTGGCATACAGCGATCTCGGCGCATAGCCCTGCCATTGATTGGCGCCGATATCGGTTCGATTTGTCGCCACGGAAATATACATCGTTCTGTTTGCCGTTGCCGACATCCCGATATATTTTGTCACAACGCCGTCCGCGGAAAATCCATTGGCAGCGACATTGTTGATGTAGGTGTAATTATTATTTCCGGAGTTCGCGTTCGGCACATTCGTATTCCCGGCAAATATACCCAGTATCGTCATGACAAGATCGCTGGTGGCCGGCGTAACATTGGTCCAGCCCTTCCCCTGGGCGAATAAAATATCGGTGTAATTAGTTCCGCCGACATAGGCATTTTCATCAGGGATGATCTGAATGATGACATTGGTATTCGTGACAAACAACGACGTCACGAATGGCGACCCGGTAAAATATGCCGGCCCCGTAAGATCGAGCAGGACGACCTTTTTTGCTCCCGTAAGCGGGATACCGGATGAATTTACCGCCATCACTGAATTAACACCCGTTGCGCTTACCGCGCTTATGCTCATCTGAAAATCATCCTGGCTTATCGAGGAACCGTCAAAATCATAGACCACCAGAAGATAATTCGTCGTTCCGGCATCGATCTGCAAATTGAGCCCGGAAAAGGTTATACTTCCGTTATCCGCGGAATACGTCTGCCCGCCGGTTATCGGGATATCGCCGGCATCATACACCCCGTTCGTATTCAGGTCGTTGACTATACGGACACCATTCGCTACAAGACCATCTACGTCGTCGCCGCTGCCGAGTGCGTTCATCGTGATACTGCCCACAGTGACATCCTCCTGCGGACCGGCACCGATGGCCATTTGAAGCATAGGGACATTGACGTCGTCGCTATTGATGATGCTCTGCGACGGATTCTCCGGACCGTAACTCGCAAAGAGCGTCCCGACGAGGGTTATCGTATTCGTGTTCGCAAACACCGGCAGTCCGCTTACCACATTCGTCGTTGCAGCATCAACTGATATATTCGAAAGCGCGTCGACCCCTTCAAGACCGAGATAGAACGTCAGATTGCTCGTCGCCGTACCGGCGAGACTTCCGACCACGATGAAATTCGTCTCGGAATTCGCGGGTATCGTATTCGTGAAATTGTCAAAGATCACATAGCCGTCGTTCGCATTGAACGCCCTGTCGCCGCTGAGAAGGATCTCGCCGCCGTCGAAAGTACCGTTCCCCTCATCAAGATACAGTTTCAGACTGTTGAAGGAAAAATCAGCGGTATCGTTGAGCGTCCCATTCGCCTTCAATTTCAGATGAAAAACATGGTATCCCACCGGCCCGGACTGCAGTCTCAGCTGCATGAGAACAGCATTGTTCGCATTGTTCGCAAGGAAGCGGTCGGGCGGCGTATTGGCGCCGATATCGACATAGAACGGCGGTGTCAAGTAGAGATTGGTAAAGACGAATTGCGTGCCCCATGTGCCTGCATCGTTCCGTGCCCGTACGATGAAATAATTGGTACCGGGCGAAAGCGTGAAGTTGGTCATATAACTGTTCGTCGTGTATGCCATTGTCGCATCAACGGTGCCCGCCGCCGTATTGGTGTACACGTAGTAATACCGCTGCGGCGAGGCCGTGTTCGAACTGAAGAAGCGATAGGAGACGAGGTTATCGAAGTTCGTCATTCCGTTGGTTATCGTTCCCGTAAAATTGGCGTTCTGCCAGCAGGTCACATTGGTAACGTTCGGTATCAGACCGTCAACGATAACACTGCCGATGGGCTGATTCACCGTAGCATTGCCGTCCGCATCGAATCCTGTTGCGTACACGAGAAGATCGCCGTTATACCCCGTACGAAGCGTATTCGTGTATGAAAAATACTTCTGCGAAATGCTGTTGGAGTACACAAATTGATAGTTCGTCTTCGCGCTGTCCGCATAATTCGACTGCGTTACACTGACAACAGGCCGATTGGTCACATCGTACATGACGCGCAGATACGATACTTCCGGCGATTCTTCCCCGTTCGTCGATGCATACAGTGTTATCCGGTATTGGAGGAACCGATTGCTGAGCGGTGTCGCAGCGGTCAGAGACATACCGTTGGTGACGTTCGTCCACACGCTCGGAGATGTGAAATTGGTATTGTCATCGCAGCGAAGTGATACTTGGACGGCACCGTCATTCAATATCTCGTTCCAAAGTATGCGATAATAGTTCGATCCGCCGGTTACCGTATCGAGCACGGGGGAAAAATAGTCGGACACGGCATACCCGACGGCATACACGCACGGCGCGAGCTCGGTATTGGCGGTAAAAACAGCGGGGGCGGCATGATCGGCATTCGCAAGTCGCAGTCGGTCACAACTCGCGGCCGCGCCGAAATTCATGAATACCGCCCCGCCGGAGCCGTCATCTTCAAAGTAGCCGACCATATTGCCTGAAAACACCTCCCATGCCGGTGTTGGGTAATGTATCCACAATCCGCCGCTGTTGATATTGCCGGTATTCGTCTCATACATCAGAACGAGAGTGGTCCCGCCGCGATTAGAGGCGATCTTGAATTTCGCTGAACCATTGTTGAGATTCCCTGATGATGCCAGGAAGCAGCTCGTAACGATACCGCGGTTCTGGAATCTCTCCGCAGCAGTATTGTTGTACACGGTATCATCATCGCGGTTCTCGGCGGTCGGCGACGACAGCGGGTCCTCATAGCGGCCGGCACTTATCGCACAGGTGGATATGGTAACTGACTGGCCTATCACGAGATTGGTGCCGAAACCGGCGTTGAAATTCGTCACTGCCAAAAGTCCGCCGGAGAACACCGGCTCATCCGTGTTCACATACAGTGAAAGGTTCGTCGGGGCATAGGCCGGAGATGCCGAGGCGAACGGAATGTTCTGATAGAATGACGGGCCAAGCTCATCAACGAGCACGACCGCACCGTTCCCGTACGCCGGAAGCCCTTTTACCGCGATCGTACTCCCGCTCACACTGCCCTGTGCCATGACCGCATCAATGGACATGCGGAACGACGAGCCGTCGCCGGCGACGCCCGCAAAATCATAGAGAACGAGATAATGATTCGTCGCTCCGATCGCGACCGTTTCGTTCAGTCCGAGAAGAAAGATCGTACCGTCGTCTATCGAGAACGACTGCGAGGTCCCGACCTGCACATCACCGCCGTCGTACAGACCGTTCTTGTTGTTGTCGCGGTATATCTTCACCGTGGAAATGTCGAGCGATTCATCGCCGCTGCCGGCAGCACCGAACGCGAACCCCGAAACTACGGCAGCCTCGCTTCCGCCGGAATGTATCGCTGCGAAATGCAGCATTCGCACATTCGCGTAGTTGTTCTGGATATTTGTCGCATGGGTATAATTCGATGTCGGAGCGACAGCGAGCGTGATCGTCTGCGCGTTCGCGGCAAGAGAACCGAACATCGCAAACAGCAGAATATTTTTGACATACTGAAGAAACGTCTTCATGTAAACGCTTACATTGCTATATCCACAAAAAGAATTCCCGCGGTCATTTCCCGACGATACACCACTACCCAGTCTCGCATTTTCAGTTCGTGTGCTCAATTTTTCCAGCATGAATTGTATTTATATTGCTTTACTCGCTCATTCCCTCAGCAGTGCGGTGTGTTCGGCAGCCTGATCTCTCCATAGCGCACTCCTTATTTGAGCTATTTTCCTCGGGTATATATATAACAATTATATTGTAGAAAGGTGAATGGTACAAGTAAAAAAATCTACCGATATGCCAATTATTTGACATGTAAAAACTTCGAATTCCACTGGAAACCTACTGCTTTTTCGGCTCGTGATCAAAAAATTCAACAAAAAACTTATGTCAACTCAAAAAATTACCGCTTATGCTCCGCAAATAACTGGAATTGCCGGCACCCTATTGTAAAAACATCGACATTCTATATACTCTCGCGCATGGCTGAATTAACCGTGACCATCGATAAATTGAAACCCGGCATGGTGCTCTCGGACGCCGTGAACGCACCGACGGGAAGAAAACTCTTCGAAAGCGGCGTCGCGCTCACCGAAGAACACATCGAAACGATAAAAAAGAGCGGCGTGGAACGCGTCATGGTGCTCGTTTACGATCAGTATTCCAAGGCGCTCGCTTCCGATACCGGCACCGCAGCGAACGTCTCGACGGCATCGCGCTTTATCGAAGAGGACGGGGCGAAAAAACTCAAGATCGACAGCGCCTCGTCAGTACGATCGCATGCCATTGCGATAGAACGCACGAAGAAATTCTTTGACGACCTGAAACAAGGCGCTACGATAGAATCGACGGCCATCATCGGAGCGGTCAACACGCTCGTCGGCGATGTGCTTTCCAACCCGCACGCGTTCTCCAATCTCTCCATACTCAAAATGAAGGACGAATACACCTACGTACACTCCGTGGATGTGGCCGTACTCGCCGTGCTCATGGGCACGAACATGAAAATGCAGAAGGCGGACCTCTTCACGCTCGCCGCGGCGGGACTCCTCCACGATATCGGCAAAATGCTCGTGCCGGATGCCATCCTTACCAAGCCCGGGAAGTACACCGACGCCGAGATGACGCAGATGAAAAAACATTCCTTCCTCGGCTATAAGCTCCTCAAGCGTGAGAACATCGATGACCGCGTTGCCAACTGCGTGCTCGAACATCATGAATGGGTGAACGGCAAGGGATATCCTTTCGGGAAAACCGGAATTTACCTCGATGACTTCAGCAAGATCATCGCCGTCTGCGACGTGTTCAACGCGCTCACCACACAGCGCTCCTACCGCGACCCGATGGAACCGTACAAAGCGGTCAAGGTCATCGCCATGGAGGCGGGAAGTCACCTCGATACCGAACTCGCCAAGGTGTTTCAGCGCGTGATAGGCATGTACCCCAACGGCACCATCGTGCTCGCCTCCGACGGAAGCCGCTGCCGCGTCGTCGAGCAGAACACAACGCTCCCGCTTCGCCCCGTACTCGAGGTCATACAGGATGCATCGGGAACGAAGCCGTCCGTACCTGCCGTCATGGATCTTGCCGAACGCAAAGACATCTTCATCAAGGAGATCGTCCCGACACGCCCGGCGTAAATTTCCGCTCAGGTATAACCGTCCAGGTGCCACCGTCCAGGTATAAATACCCGCCCCACTGAGTCCCGAACAAGTACCTTTCCCCATTCACCAACCTCTGTGGTGTCGTTATATTCGAGGCATATCTCACAAGGAGTACCTGGTATGAAAAAGATCCTGGTCACCGGCGCAAGCGGCGTTGTCGGCCGCGAAACGCTTGCCGCGCTCGCGAACATGACATCAGTGCATGTCACCGCTTTTGACAAGCCGACACCTCATGCAAAACGAACGCTCACGCGCTCCCGATCGTGCGATATCATCTGGGGCGATATCACCGATACGGCCGCCGCTGCACACGCCATGAAGGACATCGATGTCGTCATCCATCTCGCGGCGATAATCCCCCCGCTCGCGGAGAAAG
This is a stretch of genomic DNA from Spirochaetota bacterium. It encodes these proteins:
- a CDS encoding HD-GYP domain-containing protein, coding for MAELTVTIDKLKPGMVLSDAVNAPTGRKLFESGVALTEEHIETIKKSGVERVMVLVYDQYSKALASDTGTAANVSTASRFIEEDGAKKLKIDSASSVRSHAIAIERTKKFFDDLKQGATIESTAIIGAVNTLVGDVLSNPHAFSNLSILKMKDEYTYVHSVDVAVLAVLMGTNMKMQKADLFTLAAAGLLHDIGKMLVPDAILTKPGKYTDAEMTQMKKHSFLGYKLLKRENIDDRVANCVLEHHEWVNGKGYPFGKTGIYLDDFSKIIAVCDVFNALTTQRSYRDPMEPYKAVKVIAMEAGSHLDTELAKVFQRVIGMYPNGTIVLASDGSRCRVVEQNTTLPLRPVLEVIQDASGTKPSVPAVMDLAERKDIFIKEIVPTRPA